A DNA window from Daucus carota subsp. sativus chromosome 3, DH1 v3.0, whole genome shotgun sequence contains the following coding sequences:
- the LOC135151734 gene encoding uncharacterized protein LOC135151734, translating into MNKSIHGVALQPGCARVSVDGAIQGDALIPIPIKGEIETVDQAVGSYVSWPRDLIILPNAPVVEKKKRKEKEPKTELEKVQRLFKSVEINKKVPQRFRLLYKHATTFMKSSGGSIQMPCDAEVFGAEKTIFILAENIIALLEFQMIGQGALSAYMAYLHTVVRDNDELEMYAFCDPATIFTNSTDIERNLVNRLKEGNPDRLFLLPYNTNCHWILVILWAGEIFVLNPLPRGTNFPELEKALTRAMITFNVQAGRGNKAPSIKYMPGCPKQPGGIECGYVVMRYMREIIMDHELSFLKKWALKTRKLICSEAELDEVRFEALSHIESFM; encoded by the exons ATGAACAAGTCTATACATGGAGTGGCTTTGCAGCCCGGATGTGCTCGTGTCTCGGTGGATGGCGCAATTCAAGGAGACGCCTTGATTCCAATCCCCATAAAGGGTGAAATCGAGACAGTGGACCAAGCTGTTGGGTCTTATGTGTCATGGCCCCGAGACTTGATCATACTCCCAAATGCCCCAGTTGTCGAG aaaaaaaagagaaaagaaaaagaacctAAAACTGAGTTGGAAAAGGTGCAAAGATTGTTTAAGAGTGTCGAGATCAATAAGAAAGTTCCACAGCGCTTTCGCTTGTTGTATAAACATGCAACAACATTCATGAAGTCCAGCGGGGGTTCGATACAAATGCCATGTGATGCCGAGGTTTTTGGTGCTGagaaaacaatttttatattGGCTGAGAATATAATTGCTTTGCTCGAGTTCCAAATGATTGGGCAAGGTGCACTATCTGCATACATGGC GTACTTGCATACGGTGGTTCGTGACAATGACGAATTGGAAATGTATGCTTTTTGTGATCCCGCAACCATATTCACCAACAGTACAGATATTGAACGTAACTTGGTGAATCGTTTGAAAGAGGGTAATCCTGACCGGCTTTTCCTACTACCCTATAATACCAA TTGTCACTGGATATTGGTCATATTATGGGCTGGAGAAATATTTGTACTCAATCCTTTGCCTCGAGGAACTAATTTTCCTGAGTTGGAAAAAGCACTGACTAG GGCGATGATTACTTTTAATGTTCAGGCTGGGAGGGGAAATAAAGCCCCTAGTATCAAATATATGCCG gGATGTCCCAAACAACCTGGTGGGATTGAATGTGGCTATGTAGTTATGCGCTACATGAGAGAAATTATAATGGACCATGAACTGTCATTTTTAAAGAAG TGGGCTCTTAAGACGCGTAAGCTGATTTGTTCGGAAGCCGAGCTTGATGAGGTCCGGTTTGAGGCTCTTAGCCATATTGAATCATTCATGTAG
- the LOC135151600 gene encoding leucine-rich repeat receptor protein kinase EMS1-like, giving the protein MPFLRILGLGSNNLVSKFPEFISDSHSLTFLDLSFNKFTGDLVLESIFTDLHNLENLHLAGNSFEGPIPPRVFKLSNLKVLELTGNNFSRSISNDIGLLSELETLYLDFNFFDGPIPPNIFNLSQLKILELTENNFSGPVSNDISLLSELENLNLALNSSDGPFPSKIFNLTKLRHLNLYGNKNLFKGSIPLDIRNLKLLESINLGSNQLVGPLSMLISNLTNLKMVGLSDNRFFGKIPSDFLKNLPSLHVIDLSNNNLSGNIPREYNVHPILEYINLSGNHLTDNGLSGALPHCLGNLADKMHCIDLANNQFRGPIPTTFSESCQLRYLNMYDNQLEGLLPRSLSNCKHLKILDIGNNKMGGTFPSWLFTLRELEVLVLQSNKLYGPLRIPYREAAGDALMAMQNMQKPLSTH; this is encoded by the exons ATGCCCTTTTTGCGCATCCTCGGCCTTGGCAGCAATAATCTGGTGTCAAAATTCCCAGAATTTATATCTGACTCTCATAGCCTCACTTTCCTTGACCTTTCTTTTAACAAGTTTACAGGTGATCTTGTGCTTGAATCAATTTTTACCGATCTACATAATCTTGAAAACCTCCATCTTGCTGGAAATTCCTTTGAGGGGCCGATTCCACCTAGAGTATTTAAGCTTTCCAATTTAAAAGTTCTTGAACTCACGGGTAATAACTTTTCTCGTTCTATTTCCAACGATATAGGTTTGCTTTCTGAACTTGAGACCCTCTATCTtgacttcaatttttttgatgGACCAATTCCCCCAAATATATTCAACCTTTCCCAattaaaaattcttgaactaACAGAAAATAACTTTTCTGGTCCTGTTTCCAATGATATAAGTTTGCTTTCTGAGCTTGAAAACCTCAATCTTGCCTTAAATTCTTCTGATGGGCCTTTTCCATCAAAGATATTCAACCTAACCAAATTGAGACATCTAAATCTCTATGGcaataagaatttatttaaaGGAAGTATCCCACTGGATATCAGAAACCTGAAGCTCCTGGAATCTATTAATCTCGGTTCTAATCAATTGGTTGGACCACTTTCAATGCTCATTTCTAATCTCACTAATCTTAAGATGGTTGGGCTAAGCGATAATAGGTTTTTTGGCAAAATTCCTAGTGACTTCTTGAAAAACTTGCCATCCTTACACGTCATTGatctttcaaataataatttgtCCGGAAATATTCCCAGGGAGTATAACGTGCATCCAATTTTAGAATAcatcaatttaagtggaaaccATCTTACAG ATAATGGATTAAGTGGTGCCCTTCCGCATTGTTTGGGAAATCTTGCAGATAAAATGCATTGCATTGATCTCGCTAATAATCAGTTCCGAGGACCAATACCAACAACCTTCTCAGAGAGTTGCCAGTTAAGATATCTAAACATGTATGACAATCAGTTAGAAGGACTTTTGCCCCGATCTTTGTCAAACTGTAAGCACTTGAAAATTCTTGACATCGGGAACAACAAAATGGGCGGTACATTTCCTTCATGGCTATTCACTCTCAGAGAGCTAGAAGTCCTAGTCTTGCAATCAAATAAACTGTATGGTCCA CTTAGGATACCatatagggaagctgctggagatgctcttatggcCATGCAAAACATGCAGAAGCCATTAAGTACTCATTAA
- the LOC135151599 gene encoding receptor-like protein 36, translating into MAHSAKLYHLLLLVFFSSLLPSILLATRREGEALVKWKNSLAPSSFLDSWSLSDLDNLCNWTGITCNSASSVSQINLSQKQLDGTLSEFGFTSFPNLENLTIRDNSFSGLIPPGIANLTQLQYLDLSYNYFSGSIPYEVSHLQRLRVLDLSYNEMQAPKWSDFSPMPFMSILNLRANHLVSKFPEFISNSFSLTFLDLGDNKFTADHLVLESEFTNLQNLETLFLDGNSFEGTFPPNIFRLSKLKYLSLSANKFSGSVPDDIGMLRDLESLYLGNNSFKGMLPQNIFRLPKLRDLSLWGNNFSGLISDDIRMLSNLESLDLNGNSFQGPLPPNFFKLSKLRHLALSNNKRVFKGSIPLGLGLLTNLDYLCLNSNYLTGYIPSDIGNLKLLEHLDLSFNQLTGPLPKIISNLTNLTRLGLNDNWFSGSIPSDFLENSTLLFYIDLSNNDLSGSIPKEFNVHPTLDYINLSGNRFRGKLPATICNATSLSTLVLSNNEFSNALPHCLGNLADQLLSINLANNLFRGPIPTTFSKSCRLTYLNMYNNHFEGLLPQSLANCKHLQILDIGNNEIGGKFPSWLFTLGELEVLVLRSNRFHGPVNGTSSANLFPKLRIVDLSNNQFTGDLPIQYFKNMKPTDNHYSYFYTESGFYYHQASISLTVKGREYEVKKILHIYTAIDVSCNKFQGEIPEVIGELKWLALLNLSHNSLIGPIPSQLGNMESLLSLDLSSNHLTGGIPDQLIRLTFLEVLNLSENHLTGPIPQKGQFSTFNKDSYLGNFALCGLPLTNNCTHTVSPPQEGGTGDNDAYDEPDWEVILMGYGCGLICGLLSTGFEDKSCMDNCVDNLRNDNWDRSSSLPSLGWTLSKSSENPSAQISPYNVKGSVTEINLFGKKLDGRLSEFGFTSFPNLNNLTLADNFFLGPIPPAIENLTQLQYLDLSFNYLDGPIPFQALKHVSKNSQALKHLDGFFGSQDAQVIMAMHKMQYKKKMNTLREIALGLPKPSRLIPSLLRTTASRFQRCDGSSGVI; encoded by the exons ATGGCACACTCTGCAAAGCTATATCATCTTCTTTTACTTGTTTTCTTTTCCTCCTTACTTCCATCCATTCTATTGGCAACAAGACGAGAAGGAGAAGCTCTTGTGAAATGGAAGAATAGCCTAGCcccgtcttcttttcttgattCTTGGTCACTCTCCGATCTCGATAATCTTTGCAACTGGACTGGCATTACTTGTAACTCTGCAAGTTCAGTGTCTCAGATAAATCTTTCCCAAAAACAGCTCGATGGAACGCTGTCCGAATTTGGTTTCACTTCATTTCCGAATCTCGAAAATTTGACTATAAGAGACAACAGCTTCTCCGGGCTAATACCACCAGGCATTGCGAATTTAACACAGCTTCAATACCTTGATTTAAGCTACAATTATTTCAGTGGTTCCATTCCGTACGAGGTTAGCCATCTTCAGAGATTACGTGTTTTAGACTTGTCGTATAATGAAATGCAGGCTCCAAAGTGGTCTGACTTCTCTCCCATGCCTTTTATGAGCATCCTCAACCTACGGGCCAATCATCTTGTGTCGAAATTCCCAGAATTTATATCCAATTCTTTTAGCCTGACTTTCCTTGACCTTGGAGACAACAAGTTCACCGCTGATCATCTTGTGCTCGAATCAGAATTTACCAATTTGCAAAATCTTGAAACGCTGTTTCTTGATGGTAATTCTTTTGAGGGGACGTTTCCACCGAATATATTCAGgctttctaaattaaaataccTTTCCCTATCTGCTAATAAGTTTTCAGGTTCTGTGCCGGATGACATAGGGATGCTTCGTGATCTTGAATCCCTTTATCTTGGTAACAATTCTTTCAAAGGGATGCTTCCACAAAATATTTTCAGACTTCCCAAATTACGGGATCTTTCCCTCTGGGGTAACAATTTTTCAGGTCTTATTTCAGATGATATAAGGATGCTTTCTAACCTGGAATCTCTTGATCTTAATGGTAATTCTTTTCAGGGTCCGCTTccaccaaatttcttcaagctttccaaATTAAGACATCTCGCCCTCTCAAATAATAAAAGAGTATTTAAAGGAAGTATTCCTCTTGGGTTGGGGCTTTTGACTAACCTTGACTACTTATGTCTTAATTCCAATTATCTCACCGGCTACATTCCATCTGACATTGGAAATCTAAAGCTACTAGAACATCTTGATCTCAGTTTTAATCAATTGACCGGACCGCTCCCAAAGATCATTTCTAACCTCACTAATCTAACGCGTCTTGGTCTGAATGATAATTGGTTTTCCGGCAGTATTCCAAGTGACTTCTTGGAAAACTCTacattattattttacattGATCTTTCAAACAATGATCTGTCTGGAAGCATTCCTAAGGAATTCAACGTTCATCCGACATTGGATTAtatcaatttaagtggaaaccGTTTTAGAG GCAAGCTTCCAGCAACGATTTGCAATGCTACATCCCTTTCGACTCTTGTTCTGTCAAATAATGAATTCAGCAATGCACTTCCACATTGTTTGGGGAATCTTGCTGATCAACTTCTTTCCAttaatcttgctaataattTGTTTCGAGGACCAATACCAACAACTTTCTCTAAGAGTTGCCGGCTGACATATCTAAACATGTACAACAATCACTTTGAAGGGTTGTTGCCGCAATCTCTGGCAAACTGTAAGCACCTACAAATTCTTGATATTGGAAACAATGAAATAGGTGGTAAATTCCCGTCATGGCTGTTTACTCTTGGAGAGCTGGAAGTCCTAGTCTTGCGATCAAATAGATTCCACGGTCCAGTCAATGGAACAAGCTCAGCAAATTTATTCCCCAAGTTGCGGATTGTTGATCTCTCCAACAATCAATTTACAGGCGATTTACCAATTCAGTATTTTAAGAATATGAAACCAACAGATAACCACTATAgttatttttatacagaaagtGGTTTTTACTATCATCAAGCATCGATCTCATTAACTGTGAAAGGAAGAGAGTATGAAGTGAAAAAGATCCTTCATATTTATACAGCCATAGATGTGTCATGCAACAAATTTCAGGGAGAAATTCCCGAGGTTATTGGAGAACTTAAATGGCTTGCATTGCTCAATCTATCACATAATAGTCTTATTGGACCTATCCCATCACAGCTCGGAAATATGGAATCACTTTTATCTCTAGATTTGTCTTCAAATCATTTGACAGGGGGTATTCCCGATCAGTTGATTAGGTTGACATTTCTAGAGGTCTTGAACCTCTCGGAAAATCATCTGACAGGGCCTATCCCCCAAAAAGGACAGTTCAGCACATTCAACAAGGATTCTTACCTAGGTAACTTTGCCTTGTGTGGATTACCTTTAACTAATAACTGTACACACACTGTGTCACCACCACAAGAAGGCGGAACTGGTGACAATGATGCCTATGATGAACCCGATTGGGAAGTGATCCTCATGGGATATGGATGTGGACTAATATGCGGATTATTGTCCACTGG TTTTGAAGATAAAAGTTGTATGGACAATTGTGTTGATAATTTGCGCAATGATAACTGGGATAGGTCATCTTCTCTCCCAAGTCTTGGATGGACTCTTTCCAAGTCTTCTGAGAACCCATCAGCTCAGATTAGTCCATACAATGTCAAGG GTTCAGTCACTGAGATTAACCTTTTCGGAAAAAAACTTGATGGAAGGCTGTCCGAGTTTGGTTTCACTTCATTTCCAAATCTCAACAATCTCACCCTTGCAGATAACTTCTTCTTGGGTCCAATACCACCAGCCATTGAGAATTTAACACAGCTTCAGTATCTTGATTTAAGCTTTAATTATCTCGATGGTCCCATTCCGTTCCAG GCACTTAAACATGTTTCAAAGAATTCTCAGGCACTTAAACATTTGGACGGGTTCTTTGGAAGCCAAGATGCCCAGGTTATCATGGCCATGCACAAAATgcagtataaaaaaaaaatgaataccTTAAGAGAGATTGCTCTGGGTCTCCCCAAGCCTTCTAGACTCATTCCAAGTCTTCTGAGGACCACTGCCTCGCGCTTTCAAAGATGTGATGGTAGCTCGGGAgtgatataa
- the LOC135151597 gene encoding probable leucine-rich repeat receptor-like protein kinase At1g35710, translating to MAHSAKLYHLLLLVFFSSLLPSILLATRREGEALVKWKNSLAPSSFLDSWSLSDLDNLCNWTGITCNSASSVSQINLSQKQLDGTLSEFGFTSFPNLENLTIRDNSLSGLIPPGIANLTQLQYLDLSYNYFSGSIPYEVSHLQRLRVLDLSYNEMQAPKWSDFSPMPFMSILNLRANHLVSKFPEFISNSFSLTFLDLGDNKFTADHLVLESEFTNLQNLETLFLDGNSFEGTFPPNIFRLSKLKHLSLSANKFSGSVPDDIGMLRDLESLYLGNNSFKGMLPQNIFRLPKLRDLSLWGNNFSGLISDDIRMLSNLESLDLNGNSFQGPLPPNFFKLSKLRHLAFSNNKRVFKGSIPLGLGLLTNLDYLCLNSNYLTGYIPSDIGNLKLLEHLDLSFNQLTGPLPKIISNLTNLTRLGLNDNWFSGSIPSDFLENSTLLFYIDLSNNDLSGSIPKEFNVHPTLDYINLSGNRFRGKLPATICNATSLSTLVLSNNEFSNALPHCLGNLADQLLSINLANNLFRGPIPTTFSKSCRLTYLNMYNNHFVLNQCHCYVCDAPAPCLKWGTGISVSDHCHATGKVEFWNQQSLNFLKRL from the exons ATGGCACACTCTGCAAAGCTATATCATCTTCTTTTACTTGTTTTCTTTTCCTCCTTACTTCCATCCATTCTATTGGCAACAAGACGAGAAGGAGAAGCTCTTGTGAAATGGAAGAATAGCCTAGCcccgtcttcttttcttgattCTTGGTCACTCTCCGATCTCGATAATCTTTGCAACTGGACTGGCATTACTTGTAACTCAGCAAGTTCAGTGTCTCAGATAAATCTTTCCCAAAAACAGCTCGATGGAACGCTGTCCGAATTTGGTTTCACTTCATTTCCGAATCTCGAAAATTTGACCATAAGAGACAACAGCTTGTCCGGGCTAATACCACCAGGCATTGCGAATTTAACACAGCTTCAATACCTTGATTTAAGCTACAATTATTTCAGTGGTTCCATTCCGTACGAGGTTAGCCATCTTCAGAGATTACGTGTTTTAGACTTGTCGTATAATGAAATGCAGGCTCCAAAGTGGTCTGACTTCTCTCCCATGCCTTTTATGAGCATCCTCAACCTACGGGCCAATCATCTTGTGTCGAAATTCCCAGAATTTATATCCAATTCTTTTAGCCTGACTTTCCTTGACCTTGGAGACAACAAGTTCACCGCTGATCATCTTGTGCTCGAATCAGAATTTACCAATTTACAAAATCTTGAAACGCTGTTTCTTGATGGTAATTCTTTTGAGGGGACGTTTCCACCGAATATATTCAGGCTTTCTAAATTAAAACACCTTTCCCTATCTGCTAATAAGTTTTCAGGTTCTGTGCCGGATGACATAGGGATGCTTCGTGATCTTGAATCCCTTTATCTTGGTAACAATTCTTTCAAAGGGATGCTTCCACAAAATATTTTCAGACTTCCCAAATTACGGGATCTTTCCCTCTGGGGTAACAATTTTTCAGGTCTTATTTCAGATGATATAAGGATGCTTTCTAACCTGGAATCTCTTGATCTTAATGGTAATTCTTTTCAGGGTCCGCTTccaccaaatttcttcaagctttccaaATTAAGACATCTCGCCTTCTCAAATAATAAAAGAGTATTTAAAGGAAGTATTCCTCTTGGGTTGGGGCTTTTGACTAACCTTGACTACTTATGTCTTAATTCCAATTATCTCACTGGCTACATTCCATCTGACATTGGAAATCTAAAGCTACTAGAACATCTTGATCTCAGTTTTAATCAATTGACCGGACCGCTCCCAAAGATCATTTCTAACCTCACTAATCTAACGCGTCTTGGTCTGAATGATAATTGGTTTTCCGGCAGTATTCCAAGTGACTTCTTGGAAAACTCTacattattattttacattGATCTTTCAAACAATGATCTGTCTGGAAGCATTCCTAAGGAATTCAACGTTCATCCGACATTGGATTAtatcaatttaagtggaaaccGTTTTAGAG GCAAGCTTCCAGCAACGATTTGCAATGCTACATCCCTTTCGACTCTTGTTCTGTCAAATAATGAATTCAGCAATGCACTTCCACATTGTTTGGGGAATCTTGCTGATCAACTTCTTTCCAttaatcttgctaataattTGTTTCGAGGACCAATACCAACAACTTTCTCTAAGAGTTGTCGGCTGACATATCTAAACATGTACAACAATCACTTTGTGCTAAACCag TGTCACTGTTATGTTTGTGATGCACCGGCTCCATGTCTCAAATGGGGAACTGGCATATCTGTCAGTGACCATTGTCATGCCACTGGGAAGGTGGAATTCTGGAATCAACAAAgcctaaattttttgaaaaggctttaa
- the LOC108214969 gene encoding receptor-like protein Cf-9 homolog — translation MRRNMAYSAKPSHLLLFVFFLSSLESILATTREGEALVKWKNSLAPSSFLDSWSLTNLENLCNWTGITCNSAGSVSEINLCEKQLDGMLSDFGFTSFPNLKNLTLAYNFFSGPIPPAIQNLTRLQCLDLSFNYLNGPIPFQVSHLQSLLILNLSQNALQTPNWSHFSPMPFLRILNLSYNPLASKFPDFISSSHSLTHLSLNYNEFTGDLVRESVFADLHNLEKLSLVGNSFEGPFPPDIFRLSKLKHLSMSDNKLSGSIPNDIRLLCDLEYLYLANNSFEGPLPPNIFKFSKLKHLVLWGNKFSGSVSNDIGLLSELETLDLSSNFFEGPLPPNVFKLSKLKVLTLSINKFLGSIPNDIRLLCDLEYLYLGNNSFEGPLPPGIFKLSKLKHLFLWGNKFSGSVFNDICLLSELETLDLNSNFFEGPLPPNVFKLSKLRFLYLWGNNFSGSVSNDIGLLSELETLDLSSNFFEGPLPPNVFKLSKLKILSLYVNNFSGFISKDIGWLFELETLYLGSNFFEGPLPPHVFRLSKLRDLDLSDNRNLFEGSIPIGLGLLTNLRYLDLHFSNLSGYIPSDIGNLKLLVLLDLSSNKLTGPLSKIISNLTNLIFLDVSDNSLSGNIQSDLWKYNDHPTLEYIDLSGNHFTGELPTTICNVTSLLVLDLSNNELSGALPNCFGNLADRLLFINLANNQFRGTIPTTFSRSCQLTYLNMDNNEFEGLLRPSLANCKHLKILDIGNNKIGGTFPSWLYALGELEVLVLRSNKLYGTISGRSIENPFPKLRIVDLSNNQFTGHLPIQYFKNMKSTDNLYSYQNDTGVFSFHYEASVSLTVKGTEYEVKNILHIYTTIDLSCNKFQGEIPDVIGELRWLALLNLSHNSLTGHIPSLLRNMKGLQSLDLSSNQLTGAIPPQLTALTFLEVLNLSGNHLSGEIPQKGQFSTFNNDSYLGNSALCGSPLTKKCVNTASPPQEVGNGDEDDAGDEWTWEAIVMGYGCGLICGLSSAYIVLRLGRPWWFVRYIEVLQLKLMKRYA, via the exons ATGAGGAGAAACATGGCATACTCTGCAAAGCCTTCTCACCTTcttctctttgttttctttctctCATCACTTGAATCCATTCTTGCAACAACACGAGAGGGAGAAGCTCTTGTGAAATGGAAGAATAGCCTAGCCccttcttcttttctcgatTCTTGGTCCCTCACCAATCTCGAAAATCTTTGTAACTGGACTGGCATTACTTGTAACTCTGCAGGTTCAGTCTCTGAGATTAACCTCTGTGAGAAACAACTTGATGGAATGCTGTCCGACTTCGGTTTCACTTCATTTCCAAATCTCAAGAATCTCACCCTCGCATACAACTTCTTCTCGGGTCCAATACCACCAGCCATTCAGAACTTAACAAGGCTTCAATGCCTTGATTTAAGCTTTAATTATCTCAATGGTCCTATTCCGTTCCAGGTGAGCCATCTTCAGAGCTTGCTCATCTTGAACCTGTCACAGAATGCATTGCAAACTCCAAATTGGTCCCATTTCTCTCCCATGCCTTTCTTGCGCATCCTCAACCTCAGTTACAATCCTCTTGCGTCGAAATTCCCAGATTTTATATCCAGTTCTCATAGCCTGACTCACCTTAGCCTTAATTATAACGAGTTTACTGGTGATTTAGTACGTGAATCAGTATTTGCCGATCTGCATAATCTTGAAAAGCTCAGTCTTGTTGGCAATTCTTTCGAGGGGCCATTTCCGCCGGATATATTCAGGCTTTCCAAATTAAAACATCTTAGCATGTCAGATAACAAACTTTCAGGTTCAATTCCCAATGACATAAGGTTGCTTTGTGATCTTGAATACCTATATTTAGCCAACAATTCCTTTGAAGGACCGCTTCCACCAAATATATTCaagttttcaaaattaaaacatcttGTTCTTTGGGGTAATAAGTTTTCTGGTTCTGTTTCCAATGATATAGGTTTGCTTTCTGAGCTTGAAACTCTCGATCTTAGCTCTAATTTTTTTGAGGGGCCGCTTCCGCCAAATGTATTCAAGCTCTCCAAACTAAAAGTTCTCACCCTGTCAATTAACAAATTTTTAGGTTCAATTCCCAATGACATAAGGTTACTTTGTGATCTTGAATACCTATATTTAGGCAACAATTCCTTTGAAGGACCGCTTCCACCAGGTATATTCaagctttcaaaattaaaacatcttTTTCTTTGGGGTAATAAGTTTTCAGGTTCTGTTTTCAATGATATATGTTTGCTTTCTGAGCTTGAAACCCTCGATCTTaactctaatttttttgaggGGCCGCTTCCGCCAAATGTATTCAAGCTCTCCAAACTAAGGTTTCTTTACCTCTGGGGTAATAACTTTTCAGGTTCTGTTTCCAATGATATAGGTTTGCTTTCTGAGCTTGAAACCCTCGATCTTAGCTCTAATTTTTTTGAGGGGCCGCTTCCGCCAAATGTATTCAAGCTCTCCAAACTAAAGATTCTTTCCCTTTATGTGAACAACTTTTCAGGTTTTATTTCTAAGGATATAGGTTGGCTTTTTGAACTTGAAACCCTCTATCTTGGCTCTAATTTTTTTGAGGGGCCGCTTCCCCCACATGTATTTAGGCTCTCCAAATTAAGAGATTTGGACCTCTCAGACAATAGAAATTTATTTGAAGGAAGTATTCCTATTGGACTGGGACTCTTGACTAACCTCAGGTACTTAGATCTACATTTCAGTAATCTCAGTGGCTATATTCCATCTGACATTGGAAACCTGAAGCTACTAGTACTTCTTGATCTCAGTTCTAATAAATTGACTGGACCGCTTTCAAAGATCATTTCTAATCTCACAAATCTTATATTTCTTGATGTAAGTGATAATAGTCTTAGTGGAAATATTCAGAGTGACTTGTGGAAATATAACGATCATCCAACTTTGGAATACATCGATTTAAGTGGGAACCATTTTACGG GTGAGCTTCCAACAACAATTTGCAATGTCACTTCCCTTTTGGTTCTTGATTTGTCAAATAATGAATTAAGTGGTGCACTTCCAAACTGTTTCGGGAATCTTGCTGATAGATTGCTTTTCATTAATCTTGCTAATAATCAGTTTCGAGGAACAATACCAACTACTTTCTCCAGGAGTTGTCAGCTGACATATCTAAACATGGATAATAATGAGTTTGAAGGATTGTTGCGCCCATCTTTGGCGAACTGTAAGCACTTGAAAATTCTTGATATTGGCAATAATAAAATAGGTGGTACATTTCCGTCATGGCTTTATGCACTTGGAGAGCTAGAAGTCCTTGTCTTGCGATCAAATAAACTCTATGGTACAATAAGTGGGAGGAGCATAGAAAATCCCTTCCCCAAGTTGCGGATTGTGGATCTGTCCAACAATCAATTCACTGGCCATTTGCCAATTCAATACTTTAAGAATATGAAATCAACTGATAATTTGTATAGTTATCAGAATGACACAGGAGTTTTTTCTTTCCATTATGAAGCATCTGTATCATTAACTGTGAAGGGAACAGAGTATGAAGTGAAAAATATCCTTCATATTTACACAACCATTGATCTGTCCTGCAACAAGTTTCAAGGAGAAATTCCTGACGTTATTGGAGAGCTTAGATGGCTTGCATTGCTGAACTTATCTCATAATAGTCTAACAGGACATATTCCATCATTGCTGAGAAATATGAAAGGACTCCAATCTTTAGATTTGTCTTCAAATCAACTGACAGGGGCTATTCCACCTCAGTTAACTGCATTGACATTTCTAGAGGTCTTGAACCTCTCGGGAAACCATCTTAGTGGAGAGATTCCTCAGAAAGGACAGTTCAGCACCTTCAACAATGATTCTTATCTAGGAAACTCCGCGTTATGTGGATCACCTTTGACAAAGAAATGTGTAAACACAGCATCACCTCCACAGGAAGTCGGAAatggtgatgaagatgatgctGGCGATGAATGGACATGGGAAGCAATCGTGATGGGATATGGATGTGGACTGATATGTGGATTGTCGTCTGCGTACATTGTTCTCAGACTAGGAAGGCCTTGGTGGTTTGTGAGATATATCGAAGTACTGCAACTGAAGTTGATGAAAAGATATGCATGA
- the LOC135151596 gene encoding uncharacterized protein LOC135151596, producing MVFDLSLVEFAPSWLLARFESGPDHETFNIARVLWGIWFFRNKKVWDHKVVTAAIAMDWSAKIISDWKEAKAKRVVQVGSTSSSASSSRVKWKKLTDGVLKLNVDAGVRFGEASVSLGLVLRDSEGVFVMGKTICKAMVATVLEAEASAIFEGGVGPVSHHQ from the coding sequence ATGGTCTTTGATTTGTCTCTGGTGGAGTTTGCCCCCTCTTGGTTACTTGCTAGGTTTGAATCAGGTCCTGATCATGAAACTTTTAATATTGCTCGAGTTCTTTGGGGAATTTGGTTTTTTCGAAACAAGAAGGTTTGGGATCACAAGGTTGTTACAGCTGCTATAGCTATGGATTGGAGCGCTAAGATTATTTCTGACTGGAAGGAGGCTAAAGCTAAGCGTGTTGTTCAGGTTGGTAGTACTTCTAGTTCCGCATCTTCTTCTCGAGTGAAGTGGAAAAAGCTGACGGATGGAGTTCTCAAACTAAATGTTGATGCAGGTGTGCGTTTCGGTGAGGCCTCGGTCTCGTTGGGTTTGGTTCTGCGTGACAGCGAGGGAGTTTTTGTGATGGGTAAAACAATATGTAAAGCCATGGTGGCTACTGTCCTTGAAGCCGAAGCAAGCGCTATTTTTGAAGGGGGTGTTGGCCCTGTGAGTCACCATCAGTAA